The Xenopus tropicalis strain Nigerian chromosome 7, UCB_Xtro_10.0, whole genome shotgun sequence genome includes a region encoding these proteins:
- the LOC100494342 gene encoding P2X purinoceptor 7, which produces MNYIYNSTESEEEDDYDYEDYFGRCSCGNCVFIRDLHRCLCCIDIPEMLEKTENDYVSCITLHPAFNAVVLNPYVLETAFCGYHPNHDFDFDYRSYRYTAYRQLVRWCWGFLGKNKRKLLPSCAIAKIRKTFPRY; this is translated from the exons ATGAACTATATTTACAACTCCACTGAGAGCGAAGAAGAGGATGACTATGATTATGAAGACTACTTTGGCAG ATGCTCATGTGGTAACTGCGTCTTTATAAGGGACCTTCATCGATGTCTGTGCTGCATAGACATACCAGAGATGCTGGAGAAAACAGAGAATGATTATGTGTCCTGTATAACTTTACACCCAGCATTCAATGCTGTTGTGCTTAATCCCTATGTACTGGAAACAGCTTTCTGTGGCTATCATCCAAACCATGACTTTGATTTTGA CTATCGGTCTTACAGATACACTGCATATCGGCAGCTTGTGAGATGGTGTTGGGGTTTCCTTGGGAAGAACAAAAGGAAGTTGCTTCCATCATGTGCAATTGCCAAAATACGCAAAACCTTCCCCCGGTACTAA